A genomic stretch from Thermomonospora umbrina includes:
- a CDS encoding FKBP-type peptidyl-prolyl cis-trans isomerase, with amino-acid sequence MRRLVALAVVPALPLVLAACGGDDLPVKVTGEFGERPAVSFPKDAEPGDDLVTSTLVKGEGSEVHKGDLVVASYAGYRWNASGTKLVADSYAAAQPGAFPSGRLIPGLDKALVGRRAGSRVVAVIPPEEGYGARGDTRHQVGPRDSLVYVLDVLATYPKTAEAKGRPQPPTGAALPSVSADSPGRPPRVTVPRTAPPATLQVRTLVQGTGPAVRPNRLTVLQFTGVLWRSGRPFYSTWQDGRPAGEVLGVGQDIKAFDQGLVGQKVGSRMLLVVPPKWGYGSKGLSHYGIKGSDTLVYVVDILGTH; translated from the coding sequence ATGCGCCGTCTTGTCGCCCTCGCCGTCGTGCCGGCCTTGCCGCTCGTGCTGGCGGCCTGCGGCGGTGACGATCTGCCGGTGAAGGTGACGGGCGAGTTCGGCGAACGGCCCGCGGTGTCCTTTCCCAAGGACGCCGAGCCCGGTGACGACCTGGTGACGTCGACGCTCGTCAAGGGCGAGGGCTCCGAGGTCCACAAGGGCGACCTGGTCGTGGCCTCCTACGCCGGATACCGCTGGAACGCCTCCGGCACCAAGCTGGTGGCCGACAGCTACGCCGCCGCACAGCCCGGGGCCTTCCCGTCCGGCAGGCTGATCCCCGGACTGGACAAGGCGCTGGTCGGTCGGCGCGCCGGGAGCCGGGTCGTGGCCGTCATCCCGCCCGAGGAGGGCTACGGGGCCCGCGGCGACACCCGCCATCAGGTCGGCCCGCGCGACTCGCTGGTGTACGTGCTGGACGTGCTCGCGACCTATCCCAAGACGGCCGAGGCCAAGGGCAGGCCGCAGCCGCCCACCGGGGCGGCGCTGCCGAGCGTCTCCGCCGACAGCCCCGGCAGGCCCCCTCGGGTGACCGTCCCGCGCACCGCGCCCCCGGCGACCCTTCAGGTGCGCACCCTGGTGCAGGGCACGGGGCCCGCCGTGCGCCCCAACAGGCTCACGGTGCTGCAGTTCACCGGCGTGCTGTGGCGTTCGGGCAGGCCGTTCTACTCCACCTGGCAGGACGGGCGGCCCGCCGGGGAGGTCCTCGGCGTGGGCCAGGACATCAAGGCGTTCGACCAGGGGCTCGTCGGGCAGAAGGTGGGCAGCCGGATGCTGCTGGTGGTCCCGCCGAAGTGGGGGTACGGCTCCAAGGGCCTGTCGCACTACGGGATCAAGGGCTCCGACACGCTCGTGTACGTCGTCGACATCCTCGGCACGCACTGA
- the prcA gene encoding proteasome subunit alpha: protein MPFYVSPEQAMKDKADYARKGIARGRSVVVLQYDDGILFVADNPSRALHKISEIYDRIAYAAVGKYNEFETLRLAGVRYADVNGYQYDRRDVTARGLANAYAQSLGNIFTETPKPYEVELVVAEVGEDADTDQIYRLTFDGSVRDEHGYVAMGGQVEAVEQALKERFSEGLSLAAALRAGVQSLEAQEADRRLEAKALEVAVLDRNREHRLFRRLTAPRIEELLSESS, encoded by the coding sequence ATGCCGTTCTACGTGTCGCCCGAGCAGGCGATGAAGGACAAGGCGGACTACGCGCGCAAGGGCATCGCGCGCGGTCGCAGCGTCGTGGTGCTGCAGTACGACGACGGCATCCTGTTCGTGGCCGACAACCCGTCCCGGGCGCTCCACAAGATCAGTGAGATCTACGACCGCATCGCGTACGCCGCGGTGGGCAAGTACAACGAGTTCGAGACGCTGCGGCTGGCCGGCGTGCGGTACGCGGACGTCAACGGGTACCAGTACGACCGGCGGGACGTGACCGCGCGCGGCCTGGCCAACGCCTACGCGCAGTCGCTCGGCAACATCTTCACCGAGACCCCCAAGCCGTACGAGGTGGAGTTGGTGGTGGCCGAGGTCGGCGAGGACGCCGACACCGACCAGATCTACCGGCTGACCTTCGACGGCTCGGTCCGCGACGAGCACGGCTACGTGGCGATGGGCGGACAGGTCGAGGCGGTCGAGCAGGCCCTCAAGGAGCGGTTCTCCGAGGGGCTGTCCCTGGCGGCGGCCCTGCGCGCCGGGGTGCAGTCGCTGGAGGCCCAGGAGGCCGACCGGCGGCTGGAGGCCAAGGCGCTGGAGGTGGCGGTGCTCGACCGCAACCGCGAGCACCGGCTGTTCCGGCGGCTGACGGCCCCGCGCATCGAGGAGCTGCTGAGCGAGAGTTCCTGA
- the prcB gene encoding proteasome subunit beta gives MFMSPGTSSFTEFLGSHHPDLMPDRRLTALGSGTSGAVDLPHATTIVAVTYPGGVVMAGDRRATSGNVIAQRDVEKVFRADELSAVAIAGTAGIGMEIVRLFQVEIEHYEKMEGRTLSLEGKANRLATMIRGNLGMAMQGLVVVPLFAGYDIERETGRIFSYDPAGGRYEEHDFYSIGSGSVFARGSLKKLWRADLSEDDAALACVQALYDAADDDSATGGPDLIRKIFPIVAAVTADGFRRLPEEEIADLAQAVVDGRYDSPGGPSAPLR, from the coding sequence ATGTTCATGAGCCCGGGCACGTCCTCGTTCACCGAGTTCCTGGGGTCACACCACCCGGATTTGATGCCCGACCGCCGCTTGACCGCCCTCGGTTCGGGAACGTCGGGGGCCGTGGACCTGCCGCACGCCACCACGATCGTCGCGGTGACGTACCCCGGAGGGGTCGTCATGGCGGGTGACCGGCGGGCGACCTCCGGCAACGTGATCGCCCAGCGTGACGTGGAGAAGGTCTTCCGGGCCGACGAGCTCTCGGCGGTCGCGATCGCCGGCACCGCCGGGATCGGGATGGAGATCGTCCGGCTCTTCCAGGTGGAGATCGAGCACTACGAGAAGATGGAGGGCCGCACCCTCTCGCTGGAGGGCAAGGCCAACCGGCTGGCCACGATGATCCGCGGCAACCTCGGCATGGCCATGCAGGGCCTGGTGGTGGTGCCGTTGTTCGCGGGCTACGACATCGAGCGCGAGACCGGCCGGATCTTCAGCTACGACCCCGCCGGCGGCCGCTACGAGGAGCACGACTTCTACTCGATCGGCTCCGGCTCGGTGTTCGCCCGGGGTTCGCTCAAGAAGCTGTGGCGGGCCGACCTGTCGGAGGACGACGCGGCGCTCGCGTGCGTGCAGGCGCTGTACGACGCGGCCGACGACGACTCGGCCACCGGCGGCCCCGACCTGATCCGCAAGATCTTCCCGATCGTGGCGGCGGTGACGGCCGACGGGTTCCGCAGGCTGCCGGAGGAGGAGATCGCGGACCTGGCCCAGGCCGTGGTCGACGGGCGTTACGACTCGCCGGGCGGTCCGTCCGCCCCGCTGCGATAG
- a CDS encoding DUF3866 family protein, with protein sequence MIRWRKGRVERVRREWPGAVELDVSVDGEPGTARALAYPALVGRPEPGDAVLLNTTALAMGLGTGGYAMVVAVPDRLPPDPTGPGHLVKARYTPLQATVLGADEQGSPHHEALREADSLDGMPVVVADLHSALPPILAGLLAARPGTRVVYVMPDGGALPAWFSMSIARLKEAGALAATVTVGQAFGGDLEAVTVHTGLLAARLVLDAEVVVLAQGPGNLGTGTRWGFSGVSAGEAVNAASVLGGRPVACLRVSEGDERERHIGVSHHSLTAYGRVALAGADVVVPDLPGGFGAEVTRQAAPLSGRHTLVRVPVDGLEKILRAAEGDWGVRLSTMGRRLDADLAYFLTAAAAGRHTASLL encoded by the coding sequence GTGATCCGATGGCGAAAAGGCAGGGTGGAACGCGTTCGCCGCGAATGGCCCGGGGCGGTCGAACTGGACGTCTCGGTCGACGGGGAGCCCGGAACGGCCCGCGCGCTGGCCTATCCGGCCCTGGTGGGACGCCCCGAGCCGGGCGACGCGGTGCTGCTCAACACGACGGCGCTGGCGATGGGTCTGGGCACCGGCGGGTACGCGATGGTCGTCGCGGTGCCCGACCGCCTGCCGCCGGACCCCACCGGCCCCGGCCATCTGGTGAAGGCCCGCTACACCCCGCTCCAGGCCACCGTGCTCGGCGCGGACGAGCAGGGCTCCCCGCACCACGAGGCGCTCCGCGAGGCCGACTCGCTGGACGGCATGCCCGTCGTCGTCGCCGATCTGCACTCGGCGCTGCCGCCGATCCTGGCGGGGCTGCTGGCCGCGCGCCCCGGCACCCGGGTGGTGTACGTCATGCCGGACGGGGGCGCGCTGCCCGCCTGGTTCTCCATGTCGATCGCGCGGCTCAAGGAGGCGGGGGCACTGGCCGCCACCGTGACGGTCGGGCAGGCGTTCGGCGGCGACCTGGAGGCGGTGACGGTCCACACCGGGCTGTTGGCCGCCCGGCTGGTGCTGGACGCCGAGGTCGTGGTGCTGGCGCAGGGCCCCGGCAACCTGGGCACCGGCACCCGCTGGGGGTTCTCCGGGGTCTCGGCGGGCGAGGCCGTCAACGCCGCCTCGGTGCTGGGCGGACGGCCGGTCGCCTGTCTGCGGGTCAGCGAGGGCGACGAGCGCGAACGCCACATCGGGGTCTCCCACCACAGCCTGACCGCCTACGGCCGGGTGGCGCTGGCCGGGGCGGACGTGGTGGTGCCCGACCTGCCGGGAGGGTTCGGCGCGGAGGTGACCCGCCAGGCCGCTCCCCTGAGCGGGCGGCACACGTTGGTCCGGGTCCCGGTGGACGGCCTCGAGAAGATCCTGCGCGCCGCCGAGGGCGACTGGGGCGTGCGCCTGTCCACGATGGGCCGGCGGCTGGACGCGGACCTCGCCTACTTCCTCACCGCCGCCGCCGCGGGCCGCCACACCGCATCCCTGCTCTAG
- the tatC gene encoding twin-arginine translocase subunit TatC, with amino-acid sequence MEHLRELRNRLLKATAGLVAGMILGFVIFDPVWEFLQAPYCELPAAHRGTGGETCNLYTNGLTEGFFLRIKIALMIGAVVSSPIWLYQLWAFIAPGLYRKERRWTYTFMAGAVPLFLLGAALSYITLDKGLSILLGFVPDNTVPLVTITSYLNYATAMMLVFGLAFELPLIVVILNLAGVLSSARIRRSQRMIIFGIFVFAAVATPSADPFTMMALALPTVLLFEVAAFLAFLNDRRRALRPGAHDELSDDEAAPLDLDEIDAALEQSAEGGGRGR; translated from the coding sequence ATGGAGCACCTCCGTGAGCTCCGCAACCGCCTGCTGAAGGCCACCGCGGGCCTGGTCGCCGGGATGATCCTCGGCTTCGTGATCTTCGATCCCGTCTGGGAGTTCCTGCAGGCGCCCTATTGCGAGCTGCCGGCGGCCCACCGCGGGACCGGCGGCGAGACGTGCAACCTCTACACCAACGGGCTGACCGAGGGCTTCTTCCTGCGGATCAAGATCGCCCTGATGATCGGCGCCGTGGTGTCGTCCCCCATCTGGCTGTACCAACTGTGGGCGTTCATCGCCCCGGGTCTGTACCGCAAGGAACGGCGCTGGACGTACACCTTCATGGCGGGGGCGGTCCCGCTGTTCCTGCTGGGCGCGGCGCTGTCGTACATCACGCTGGACAAGGGCCTGAGCATTCTGCTCGGCTTCGTGCCCGACAACACGGTGCCGCTGGTGACGATCACCAGCTACCTCAACTACGCCACCGCCATGATGCTGGTCTTCGGGCTGGCGTTCGAGCTGCCGCTGATCGTGGTCATCCTCAACCTGGCCGGGGTGCTGTCCTCCGCCCGGATCCGCCGTTCCCAGCGGATGATCATCTTCGGGATCTTCGTGTTCGCGGCGGTGGCCACGCCCAGCGCCGATCCGTTCACCATGATGGCGCTGGCGCTGCCGACGGTGCTGCTGTTCGAGGTGGCGGCGTTCCTGGCCTTCCTCAACGACCGGCGCCGCGCGCTGCGCCCCGGCGCGCACGACGAGCTGTCGGACGACGAGGCCGCGCCGCTGGACCTGGACGAGATCGACGCCGCGCTCGAGCAGAGCGCCGAGGGCGGCGGTCGGGGCCGCTGA
- a CDS encoding helix-turn-helix transcriptional regulator translates to MKHTTSSDRLARLLALVPYVVSRDTVALDEAAAAFGVSEKQLIDDLNLLWCVELRAPDPYCPIDLSYEGGEITVSEAESIARPLRLKVDEAGALLVALRMLAEIGDPRDRDALSRVIVKLENASGAAAAAVGSQVSVQVDLTLEQAGAMPARVREAIAAGRRLHLTYYVPGRDENTERDVDPMRLLVVDGQAYLEGWCRRADAVRLFRLDRVVELTVLDVAAEVPEEAEPLDVRAGRLFRPSPDDIRVTFELTPAGRWVADSYPCESVEEIGEGRLRVVLRTPDKRWVRGLALRLGDQGRIIGPADLTEAVRADAVRALARYETAAT, encoded by the coding sequence GTGAAGCACACGACCTCCAGCGATCGGCTGGCCCGACTCCTGGCCCTGGTGCCGTACGTGGTCAGTCGCGACACGGTGGCGCTGGACGAGGCCGCCGCCGCGTTCGGCGTCAGCGAGAAGCAGCTCATCGACGACCTCAACCTGCTGTGGTGCGTGGAGCTGCGCGCGCCCGATCCCTACTGTCCGATCGACCTGTCCTACGAGGGCGGCGAGATCACCGTCAGCGAGGCCGAGTCGATCGCCCGGCCGCTGCGGCTCAAGGTCGACGAGGCCGGGGCGCTGCTGGTCGCGCTGCGGATGCTGGCCGAGATCGGCGACCCCCGCGACCGGGACGCGCTCAGCCGCGTGATCGTCAAGCTGGAGAACGCCTCCGGCGCCGCCGCCGCGGCGGTGGGCAGCCAGGTGTCGGTGCAGGTGGACCTCACGCTCGAGCAGGCGGGCGCGATGCCCGCCCGGGTCCGGGAGGCGATCGCGGCGGGCCGCCGGCTGCACCTGACCTACTACGTGCCCGGCCGCGACGAGAACACCGAGCGCGACGTCGACCCGATGCGGCTGCTCGTGGTGGACGGCCAGGCGTACCTGGAGGGCTGGTGCCGCCGGGCCGACGCCGTCCGGCTGTTCCGGCTCGACCGGGTGGTGGAGCTGACCGTCCTCGACGTCGCCGCCGAGGTCCCCGAGGAGGCCGAGCCGTTGGACGTGCGGGCCGGGCGGCTGTTCCGACCCTCGCCCGACGACATCCGGGTGACCTTCGAGCTGACGCCCGCCGGCCGGTGGGTCGCCGACTCCTATCCGTGCGAGAGCGTGGAGGAGATCGGCGAGGGGCGGCTGCGCGTGGTGCTCCGCACACCCGACAAGCGCTGGGTGCGCGGGCTGGCGCTCCGGCTCGGCGACCAGGGCCGCATCATCGGCCCCGCGGACCTGACCGAGGCCGTCCGCGCCGACGCCGTCCGGGCGCTGGCCCGTTACGAGACGGCCGCGACGTGA
- the tatA gene encoding Sec-independent protein translocase subunit TatA — protein MAGLGWTEILIVLAVIMLLFGSAKLPQLARSLGKSARILKAETKGLREDDDEAAKPQAAPPQQPPAQPQQQQYAPPPQGQLPSGQPIQGVPVDPNQARNAH, from the coding sequence ATGGCTGGACTTGGCTGGACCGAGATTCTGATCGTCCTCGCGGTGATCATGCTGCTGTTCGGGTCGGCGAAGCTGCCACAGCTCGCCCGCTCGTTGGGCAAGTCCGCGCGCATCCTGAAGGCCGAGACCAAGGGCCTGCGCGAGGACGACGACGAGGCGGCCAAGCCGCAGGCCGCGCCGCCGCAGCAGCCCCCCGCGCAGCCGCAGCAGCAGCAGTACGCGCCGCCGCCGCAGGGACAGCTCCCGTCCGGACAGCCGATCCAGGGCGTTCCGGTCGACCCCAACCAGGCCCGCAACGCGCACTGA
- the pafA gene encoding Pup--protein ligase has translation MDRRIFGLENEYGVTCTFRGQRRLSPDEVARYLFRRVVSWGRSSNVFLRNGARLYLDVGSHPEYATPECDSVIDLVTHDKAGERILEGLLVDAERRLREEGIAGDIYLFKNNTDSAGNSYGCHENYLVGRHGEFGRLADVLIPYLVTRQIICGAGKVLQTPRGAVYCVSQRAEHIWEGVSSATTRSRPIINTRDEPHADAERFRRLHVIVGDSNMSETTMLLKVGATDLVLRMIEAGVVMRDLTLENPIRAIREVSHDMTGRRKVRLANGREASSLDIQKEYFGKAKDFVDRRGGDEISLRVLELWERTLRAVETGDLDLVAREIDWVTKYQLIERYRRKYDLPLSSPRVAQLDLAYHDVHRSRGLYYLLEKRGSVERVTRDLDIFEAKSVPPQTTRARLRGEFIRRAQEKRRDFTVDWVHLKLNDQAQRTVLCKDPFRSVDERVDKLIAGM, from the coding sequence GTGGACAGGCGCATCTTCGGGCTTGAGAACGAGTACGGGGTCACCTGCACCTTCCGCGGGCAGCGGCGTTTGTCACCCGACGAGGTGGCCCGCTATCTGTTCCGCAGGGTGGTGTCATGGGGCCGCAGCAGCAATGTGTTCCTTCGCAACGGCGCGCGGCTCTACCTCGATGTGGGCAGCCACCCCGAGTACGCCACGCCGGAGTGCGACAGCGTCATCGACCTGGTGACGCACGACAAGGCGGGCGAGCGCATCCTCGAGGGGCTCCTCGTGGACGCCGAGCGACGCCTCCGCGAGGAGGGCATCGCGGGCGACATCTACCTGTTCAAGAACAACACCGACTCGGCCGGCAACTCCTACGGCTGTCATGAGAACTACCTGGTCGGCCGGCACGGGGAGTTCGGCCGGCTGGCCGACGTGCTGATCCCGTACCTGGTCACCCGGCAGATCATCTGCGGGGCGGGCAAGGTCCTGCAGACCCCGCGCGGCGCGGTGTACTGCGTGTCGCAACGGGCCGAGCACATCTGGGAGGGGGTCTCCTCGGCCACCACCCGGTCCCGTCCGATCATCAACACCCGCGACGAGCCGCACGCCGACGCGGAGCGGTTCCGCCGGCTGCACGTGATCGTCGGCGACTCCAACATGAGCGAGACCACCATGCTGCTCAAGGTCGGGGCCACCGACCTGGTGCTGCGCATGATCGAGGCCGGGGTGGTGATGCGCGACCTCACCCTGGAGAACCCGATCCGGGCCATCCGCGAGGTCAGCCACGACATGACCGGCCGCCGCAAGGTCCGGCTGGCCAACGGCCGCGAGGCCAGCTCGCTGGACATCCAGAAGGAGTACTTCGGCAAGGCCAAGGACTTCGTCGACCGCCGCGGCGGTGACGAGATCTCACTGCGGGTGCTGGAGTTGTGGGAGCGCACACTGCGCGCGGTGGAGACCGGCGACCTCGACCTGGTCGCCCGGGAGATCGACTGGGTGACCAAGTACCAGTTGATCGAACGCTACCGGCGCAAGTACGACCTGCCGCTGTCCTCGCCGCGGGTGGCCCAGCTCGACCTGGCCTACCACGACGTCCATCGCAGCCGGGGTCTGTACTACCTGCTGGAGAAGCGCGGGTCGGTCGAGCGCGTCACCCGTGACCTGGACATCTTCGAGGCCAAGTCGGTGCCGCCGCAGACCACCCGGGCGCGGTTGCGCGGCGAGTTCATCCGCCGCGCGCAGGAGAAGCGCCGCGACTTCACGGTCGACTGGGTGCATCTCAAGCTGAACGACCAAGCACAGCGGACGGTGCTGTGCAAGGACCCGTTCCGCTCCGTGGACGAGCGCGTGGACAAGCTCATCGCAGGCATGTGA
- a CDS encoding DEAD/DEAH box helicase: MNSPGATPAERFAAHRARTRDHGPALLDFQGLYDFGLDAFQMEACRALESGQGVLVAAPTGSGKTVVGEFAVHLALAGGQKCFYTTPIKALSNQKYADLVRRYGPDKVGLLTGDNSVNGEAPIVVMTTEVLRNMLYARSHTLTGLGFVVMDEVHYLADRFRGAVWEEVIIHVPDSVRIVALSATVSNAEEFGEWLQEVRGETAVIVDEHRPVPLFQHMLVGNRLYDLFVDTGDPSARPKINPQLRNVAVDEVRRAKINQGRRTGRKRVARPPRFRPPPRPDVIERLDRAGLLPAITFIFSRAACDAAVLQCLHAGLRLTSREEAEEIRAHVELRTVDLADADLRVLGYDDWLAGLERGIAAHHAGMLPTFKEVVEELFARGLIKAVFATETLALGINMPARTVVIEKLDKWNGEAHADLTPGEYTQLTGRAGRRGIDVEGHAVVLWSPGMDPFSVAGLAGTRTYPLNSSFRPSYNMAVNLVGAVGRERARTLLEESFAQFQADRAVVGLARQVHKNEEALAGYSEAATCHLGDFMEYAALRRALSDREAELARERSTARRSEAIRSLERLRPGDVIVVPSGRRAGLAVVLDPGLGRRSDGPAPLVLTAQRSVQRLSALDFSRPVEPVERIRIPRSFSPRSPQQRRDLAATLRTKVPDEDVKVQRGGGRRGGGPVGDDAEITRLRRELRQHPCHGCTEREDHARWAERYFRLERETDSLRHRVEGRSQVIARTFDRVCGVLEQLGYLEGDTVTEEGRRLGRIYNELDLLTAESLRAGIWEHLEPAELAACVSALVYESRQPDDASAPRTPPGAARDALGNMVRLWGELDSIEKDNRVSFLREPDLGFAWTAYRWADGGRLDEVLLEAGMTAGDFVRAVKQLLDLLGQVAVAAPDGSRIRRIAGKAMDAMRRGVVAYTSVS; the protein is encoded by the coding sequence ATGAATTCCCCTGGTGCCACGCCCGCCGAGCGGTTCGCCGCGCATCGCGCGCGCACCCGCGACCATGGTCCCGCGCTGCTGGACTTCCAGGGCCTGTACGACTTCGGGCTGGACGCCTTCCAGATGGAGGCGTGCCGGGCGCTGGAGTCCGGGCAGGGGGTCCTGGTGGCCGCCCCCACCGGGTCGGGCAAGACCGTGGTCGGCGAGTTCGCCGTCCATCTGGCGCTGGCGGGCGGGCAGAAATGCTTCTACACCACCCCCATCAAGGCGCTCTCCAACCAGAAGTACGCCGACCTGGTGCGCCGCTACGGGCCCGACAAGGTGGGGCTGCTCACCGGGGACAACAGCGTCAACGGTGAGGCGCCGATCGTCGTCATGACGACCGAGGTCCTGCGCAACATGCTGTACGCCCGGTCGCACACCCTGACGGGTCTGGGCTTCGTGGTGATGGACGAGGTGCACTACCTGGCCGACCGGTTCCGCGGGGCGGTGTGGGAGGAGGTCATCATCCACGTGCCGGACTCGGTCCGGATCGTGGCGCTGTCGGCCACCGTGTCCAACGCCGAGGAGTTCGGCGAGTGGCTGCAGGAGGTGCGGGGCGAGACCGCCGTGATCGTCGACGAGCACCGGCCGGTGCCGCTGTTCCAGCACATGCTGGTCGGCAACCGGCTGTACGACCTGTTCGTCGACACCGGCGACCCGTCCGCCCGCCCGAAGATCAACCCTCAACTGCGCAACGTGGCGGTGGACGAGGTCCGCCGGGCCAAGATCAACCAGGGTCGGCGCACCGGCCGCAAGCGGGTCGCCCGGCCGCCCCGGTTCCGGCCGCCGCCCCGCCCCGACGTGATCGAGCGGCTGGACCGGGCCGGGCTGCTGCCGGCCATCACGTTCATCTTCAGCCGGGCCGCCTGCGACGCGGCCGTCCTGCAGTGCCTGCACGCGGGGCTGCGGCTGACCTCCCGCGAGGAGGCCGAGGAGATCCGCGCGCACGTCGAGCTGCGCACCGTCGACCTGGCCGACGCCGACCTGCGCGTGCTCGGCTACGACGACTGGCTGGCCGGGCTGGAACGGGGCATCGCCGCCCACCACGCCGGGATGCTGCCGACCTTCAAGGAGGTCGTCGAGGAGCTGTTCGCCCGGGGGCTGATCAAGGCGGTCTTCGCCACCGAGACGCTGGCGCTGGGCATCAACATGCCCGCCCGCACCGTGGTGATCGAGAAGCTCGACAAGTGGAACGGCGAGGCCCACGCCGATCTGACCCCGGGGGAGTACACCCAGCTCACCGGGCGGGCCGGGCGACGCGGCATCGACGTCGAGGGCCACGCGGTGGTGCTGTGGTCGCCGGGCATGGACCCCTTCTCGGTCGCCGGGCTCGCCGGCACCCGGACCTACCCGCTGAACTCCAGCTTCCGGCCGTCGTACAACATGGCGGTCAACCTGGTCGGCGCGGTCGGCCGCGAGCGGGCCCGCACCCTGCTGGAGGAGTCGTTCGCCCAGTTCCAGGCCGACCGCGCGGTGGTCGGACTGGCCCGGCAGGTGCACAAGAACGAGGAGGCCCTCGCCGGGTACTCCGAGGCCGCCACCTGCCATCTCGGCGACTTCATGGAGTACGCGGCGCTGCGCCGGGCCCTGTCGGACCGTGAGGCGGAGCTGGCGCGGGAGCGGTCCACCGCCCGGCGGTCGGAGGCGATCCGCTCGCTGGAGCGGCTGCGTCCCGGCGACGTGATCGTCGTCCCGTCGGGGCGGCGCGCGGGCCTCGCGGTGGTGCTGGACCCGGGGCTCGGCAGGCGCTCCGACGGGCCCGCCCCGCTGGTGCTCACCGCGCAGCGGTCGGTCCAGCGGTTGTCCGCGCTGGACTTCTCCCGCCCGGTCGAGCCGGTGGAGCGGATCCGCATCCCGCGCTCGTTCAGCCCCCGCAGCCCTCAGCAGCGGCGCGACCTGGCGGCGACGCTGCGCACCAAGGTGCCCGACGAGGACGTCAAGGTCCAGCGGGGCGGCGGTCGTCGTGGCGGCGGCCCGGTCGGCGACGACGCGGAGATCACCCGGTTGCGCCGCGAGCTGCGGCAGCACCCCTGCCACGGCTGCACGGAGCGGGAGGACCACGCCCGCTGGGCCGAGCGGTACTTCCGCCTAGAGCGCGAGACCGACTCGCTGCGCCACCGTGTCGAGGGCCGTTCCCAGGTCATCGCCCGGACCTTCGACCGGGTCTGCGGGGTCCTGGAGCAGCTCGGCTACCTGGAGGGCGACACCGTCACCGAGGAGGGGCGGAGGCTGGGCCGGATCTACAACGAGCTGGACCTGCTGACCGCGGAGAGCCTGCGCGCGGGCATCTGGGAGCACCTGGAGCCCGCCGAGCTGGCCGCCTGCGTGTCCGCGCTGGTGTACGAGTCCCGGCAGCCGGACGACGCCTCCGCGCCGCGCACCCCGCCGGGCGCCGCACGCGACGCACTGGGGAACATGGTCCGTCTGTGGGGCGAGCTGGACTCCATCGAGAAGGACAACCGGGTGTCGTTCCTGCGGGAGCCGGACCTGGGGTTCGCGTGGACGGCGTACCGGTGGGCGGACGGCGGACGCCTCGACGAGGTCCTGCTCGAGGCGGGGATGACCGCCGGCGACTTCGTGCGGGCGGTCAAACAACTGCTGGACCTGCTCGGCCAGGTCGCCGTCGCGGCCCCGGACGGCAGCCGGATCCGGCGGATCGCGGGCAAGGCCATGGACGCGATGCGGCGCGGGGTGGTCGCCTACACCTCGGTCTCCTGA
- a CDS encoding helix-turn-helix transcriptional regulator: MSRRKTERLLNLVVCLLATRRHLTAEQIRRAVPGYPDSDEAFKRMFERDKEELRELGVPLEVGSDEGGGEAGYRIPPRDYELPELHLTPDETAVLGLAARVWQRASLAEAASGALLKLRAAGVDASATDSLGIEPTVDTEEPAFPALWEAVKDGHPVAFDYQGVGRTSMTRRHVEPWGVVSRRGRWYMVGFDTDRSDTRVFRLSRIAGEVTADGPAGSVTVPEGVDIRKIAFDRIEAPAESRTATVLLRSGAAQGLRRWATGVRPAGEAWDGDAWGEATLTFGEADRFAPYLARFGGDVVVLDPPDLRDAVIQHLKSVVAVNDR, from the coding sequence GTGTCGCGGCGCAAGACCGAGCGCCTGCTGAACCTGGTGGTGTGTCTGCTGGCCACACGGCGCCATCTCACGGCCGAGCAGATCCGCCGGGCGGTGCCCGGGTACCCCGACTCCGACGAGGCGTTCAAGCGCATGTTCGAACGCGACAAGGAGGAGCTGCGGGAGCTGGGCGTACCGCTGGAGGTCGGCAGTGACGAGGGCGGGGGGGAGGCCGGATACCGGATCCCGCCGCGCGACTACGAGCTCCCCGAGCTGCACCTGACCCCGGACGAGACCGCCGTGCTGGGCCTGGCGGCCCGGGTCTGGCAGCGCGCCAGCCTGGCCGAGGCCGCCTCCGGCGCGCTGCTGAAGCTGCGCGCGGCCGGTGTCGACGCCTCCGCGACCGACTCGCTGGGCATCGAGCCCACCGTCGACACGGAGGAGCCCGCCTTCCCGGCGCTGTGGGAGGCCGTCAAGGACGGACACCCCGTGGCGTTCGACTACCAGGGCGTCGGCCGGACCTCGATGACGCGCCGGCACGTCGAGCCGTGGGGCGTGGTGAGCCGCCGGGGCCGCTGGTACATGGTCGGCTTCGACACCGACCGTTCCGACACCCGGGTGTTCCGCCTCAGCCGCATCGCCGGCGAGGTGACCGCCGACGGGCCCGCCGGGAGCGTGACCGTCCCCGAGGGCGTGGACATCCGCAAGATCGCCTTCGACCGGATCGAGGCGCCCGCCGAGTCCCGAACCGCCACCGTGCTGCTGCGCTCCGGCGCGGCGCAGGGCCTGCGCCGGTGGGCGACCGGCGTGCGACCGGCCGGGGAGGCGTGGGACGGCGACGCCTGGGGCGAGGCGACCCTGACCTTCGGCGAGGCCGACCGGTTCGCGCCGTATCTGGCCAGGTTCGGCGGTGACGTGGTGGTGCTCGACCCGCCCGACCTGCGCGACGCGGTGATCCAGCATCTCAAGTCCGTGGTGGCGGTGAACGACCGGTGA